In Stigmatopora nigra isolate UIUO_SnigA chromosome 2, RoL_Snig_1.1, whole genome shotgun sequence, a single window of DNA contains:
- the samm50 gene encoding sorting and assembly machinery component 50 homolog A isoform X1, giving the protein MGTVHARSLDPLPMQGPELGVHADDIEPPDIEQEPKQEILENKDVIVQRVHIDGLGRTKEDLLSYEISDVFRAKNLIDVMKRSHQARQKLLRLGIFRKVEVVIDTSRGDGALPNGLDVTFEVTELRRMTGSYNTMVGNNEGSMVLGMKLPNVFGRAEKLTFQFSYGTKETSYGLSFFKPQVGNFERNITLNAYKVTGQFPWSSLRETDRGVSAELNFPVWKTNQTLKWEGVWRDLGCLARTASFAVRQESGHTLKSSLAHAMVIDTRNSSILPRKGGLLKIHQELAGYTGGDASFLKEDFEIQLNKSLFWDSVLSASLWGGMLLPIGDKPTSIADRFYLGGPTSIRGFSMYSMGPQSEGMTGDYLGGEAYWAGGLHLYTPLPFRPGKGGFGDLFRTHFFLNAGNLCNLNYGEGPQAHLKKLAECIRWSYGLGIVLRLGNIARLELNYCIPMGVQSGDRICDGVQFGAGIRFL; this is encoded by the exons ATGGGCACCGTCCACGCCAGG AGCTTGGACCCTCTGCCCATGCAGGGTCCTGAGTTGGGTGTTCATGCTGATGACATCGAGCCTCCTGATATCGAGCAGGAGCCCAAACAGGAAATTCTAGAAAATAAAGAT GTGATAGTCCAGCGTGTGCACATAGATGGGCTTGGGAGAACCAAGGAGGACCTGCTTTCTTATGAGATTTCAGACGTCTTTCGTGCAAAGAATTTAATTGAT GTGATGAAAAGATCCCATCAAGCCAGGCAGAAGCTGCTCCGTCTTGGAATCTTCCGCAAAGTGGAAGTTGTTATCGACACCTCTCGAG GTGATGGTGCTCTTCCTAATGGCCTCGATGTGACATTCGAGGTCACCGAACTGAGGCGGATGACTGGCAGTTACAACACTATGGTTGGGAACAATGAAGGAAGTATG GTACTAGGTATGAAGTTGCCCAACGTCTTTGGCCGAGCTGAAAAACTCACCTTTCAGTTCTCGTACGGCACCAAAGAGACTTCCTACGGTCTCTCATTTTTCAAACCTCAAGTGGGAAACTTTGAACGCAA CATCACACTAAATGCCTACAAAGTAACTGGTCAGTTTCCATGGAGTTCGCTCAGGGAGACGGATCGAGGCGTATCTGCCGAGCTGAAC TTTCCGGTATGGAAGACAAACCAAACCCTGAAGTGGGAAGGGGTCTGGAGAGACTTGGGATGTCTGGCTCGGACTGCCTCCTTCGCTGTCCGGCAAGAGAGTGGACATACCCTTAAGTCGTCACTTGCG CACGCTATGGTCATCGACACCAGAAACTCCTCCATCTTGCCAAGAAAAGGTGGCCTGTTAAAAATACACCAG GAGCTCGCTGGTTACACTGGTGGAGATGCCAGTTTTCTGAAGGAGGACTTTGAAATCCAGCTCAATAAAAGCCTTTTCTGGGACTCT GTTCTGTCTGCTTCCCTGTGGGGGGGTATGCTGTTGCCTATTGGTGACAAGCCAACAAGCATAGCAGATAG ATTCTATTTGGGTGGCCCCACCAGTATTCGTGGTTTCAGCATGTACAGCATGGGTCCGCAAAGTGAAGGT aTGACAGGTGATTATCTGGGAGGAGAGGCCTACTGGGCAGGAGGTCTTCACCTTTATACTCCGCTGCCTTTCCGACCTGGAAAGGGGGGCTTTGGTGACCTTTTCCGAACACATTTTTTCCTCAACGCAGGGAACCTTTGTAATCTCAACTATG GGGAGGGCCCTCAAGCACACTTGAAGAAACTTGCAGAGTGTATCCGCTGGTCATATGGACTTGGAATTGTGTTGCGTTTGGGCAACATTGCCAGACTGGAACTCAACTACTGCATTCCCATGGGAGTACAGAGTGGAGACAG GATATGCGATGGAGTTCAGTTTGGAGCAGGCATACGCTTCCTCTGA
- the uqcc6 gene encoding ubiquinol-cytochrome-c reductase complex assembly factor 6: MPAGVSWTRYLRMYGASIFAMFVGAQVVHQYYLPDLTIPEIPPSPGELRTELLGFKLREASAQQNAEAKPKLD; encoded by the exons ATGCCTGCCGGAGTGTCGTGGACTCGATACTTGAGGATGTACGGAGCTAGCATATTTGCGATGTTTGTTGGGGCACAGGTGGTCCATCAGTACTATTTACCTGATCTG ACTATACCAGAGATCCCTCCTAGTCCTGGTGAGCTTCGGACAGAATTACTTGGCTTCAAACTCAGAGAAGCATCTGCACAGCAAAACGCGGAAGCAAAACCAAAACTTGAttaa
- the samm50 gene encoding sorting and assembly machinery component 50 homolog A isoform X2, which yields MGTVHARSLDPLPMQGPELGVHADDIEPPDIEQEPKQEILENKDVIVQRVHIDGLGRTKEDLLSYEISDVFRAKNLIDVMKRSHQARQKLLRLGIFRKVEVVIDTSRGDGALPNGLDVTFEVTELRRMTGSYNTMVGNNEGSMVLGMKLPNVFGRAEKLTFQFSYGTKETSYGLSFFKPQVGNFERNITLNAYKVTGQFPWSSLRETDRGVSAELNFPVWKTNQTLKWEGVWRDLGCLARTASFAVRQESGHTLKSSLAHAMVIDTRNSSILPRKGGLLKIHQELAGYTGGDASFLKEDFEIQLNKSLFWDSVLSASLWGGMLLPIGDKPTSIADRFYLGGPTSIRGFSMYSMGPQSEGDYLGGEAYWAGGLHLYTPLPFRPGKGGFGDLFRTHFFLNAGNLCNLNYGEGPQAHLKKLAECIRWSYGLGIVLRLGNIARLELNYCIPMGVQSGDRICDGVQFGAGIRFL from the exons ATGGGCACCGTCCACGCCAGG AGCTTGGACCCTCTGCCCATGCAGGGTCCTGAGTTGGGTGTTCATGCTGATGACATCGAGCCTCCTGATATCGAGCAGGAGCCCAAACAGGAAATTCTAGAAAATAAAGAT GTGATAGTCCAGCGTGTGCACATAGATGGGCTTGGGAGAACCAAGGAGGACCTGCTTTCTTATGAGATTTCAGACGTCTTTCGTGCAAAGAATTTAATTGAT GTGATGAAAAGATCCCATCAAGCCAGGCAGAAGCTGCTCCGTCTTGGAATCTTCCGCAAAGTGGAAGTTGTTATCGACACCTCTCGAG GTGATGGTGCTCTTCCTAATGGCCTCGATGTGACATTCGAGGTCACCGAACTGAGGCGGATGACTGGCAGTTACAACACTATGGTTGGGAACAATGAAGGAAGTATG GTACTAGGTATGAAGTTGCCCAACGTCTTTGGCCGAGCTGAAAAACTCACCTTTCAGTTCTCGTACGGCACCAAAGAGACTTCCTACGGTCTCTCATTTTTCAAACCTCAAGTGGGAAACTTTGAACGCAA CATCACACTAAATGCCTACAAAGTAACTGGTCAGTTTCCATGGAGTTCGCTCAGGGAGACGGATCGAGGCGTATCTGCCGAGCTGAAC TTTCCGGTATGGAAGACAAACCAAACCCTGAAGTGGGAAGGGGTCTGGAGAGACTTGGGATGTCTGGCTCGGACTGCCTCCTTCGCTGTCCGGCAAGAGAGTGGACATACCCTTAAGTCGTCACTTGCG CACGCTATGGTCATCGACACCAGAAACTCCTCCATCTTGCCAAGAAAAGGTGGCCTGTTAAAAATACACCAG GAGCTCGCTGGTTACACTGGTGGAGATGCCAGTTTTCTGAAGGAGGACTTTGAAATCCAGCTCAATAAAAGCCTTTTCTGGGACTCT GTTCTGTCTGCTTCCCTGTGGGGGGGTATGCTGTTGCCTATTGGTGACAAGCCAACAAGCATAGCAGATAG ATTCTATTTGGGTGGCCCCACCAGTATTCGTGGTTTCAGCATGTACAGCATGGGTCCGCAAAGTGAAG GTGATTATCTGGGAGGAGAGGCCTACTGGGCAGGAGGTCTTCACCTTTATACTCCGCTGCCTTTCCGACCTGGAAAGGGGGGCTTTGGTGACCTTTTCCGAACACATTTTTTCCTCAACGCAGGGAACCTTTGTAATCTCAACTATG GGGAGGGCCCTCAAGCACACTTGAAGAAACTTGCAGAGTGTATCCGCTGGTCATATGGACTTGGAATTGTGTTGCGTTTGGGCAACATTGCCAGACTGGAACTCAACTACTGCATTCCCATGGGAGTACAGAGTGGAGACAG GATATGCGATGGAGTTCAGTTTGGAGCAGGCATACGCTTCCTCTGA
- the efcab10 gene encoding EF-hand calcium-binding domain-containing protein 10 yields the protein MATEREKEASAYLEKHKIFDLMKNLTSMLFFYRPDDPKEFLIEKLKQLKEARDSGQKAPSLLSHSNLDAAFGIVDPANDRYISFAQYKQALISLGMKDINECPDGVNDDKISYDTFITEGMVSLEKCSATYKQTQA from the exons ATGGCGACAGAGCGAGAGAAAGAAGCTTCTGCTTAcctggaaaaacacaaaatctttGACCTCATGAAAAACCTCACAAGCATGCTGTTCTTCTATAGACCTG ACGATCCCAAAGAGTTTCTCATCGAGAAATTAAAACAGCTGAAAGAGGCTCGGGATAGTGGACAAAAAGCGCCCAGTCTGCTCAGCCATTCCAATCTTGATGCAGCGTTTGGTATAGTAGACCCAGCCAATGACAGATACATCTCATTTGCACAATACAAACAGG CTCTCATCTCTTTGGGAATGAAGGACATCAACGAGTGTCCTGATGGTGTAAATGATGACAAAATATCCTATGATACTTTCATTACAGAAGG GATGGTAAGCCTGGAGAAATGCTCTGCCACTTACAAGCAAACACAAGCATAA